The genomic segment GATACCGCGGCGCGGGGTGTTGAGGATGCGCCGCAGGCTGACCGCGTCGCCGGGATTGTCCAGCACGCGCAGGTACGCGACGATGTCACGAATCTCCTTGCGCTCGTAGAACCGAACGCCGCCGACCACCTTATACGGGATGCCGGCGCGGATGAACACCTCTTCCAGCGATCGCGACGAGTTGTTGGTGCGGTAGAACACCGCGACGTCGTTGTAGTTGATGTCACCGCGATCGGCCAGGGCGTCGATCTCCCCGGCGACGAAGCGCGCCTCGTCGTGTTCGTTGTCGGCGACGTAGCCGACGATCAGCTCACCGTCGCCCTCGTCGGTCCACAGCCGCTTCTCGCGCCGGTTCGGGTTGCGCGCGATCACCGAGTTCGCCGCGTTCAGGATGTTCTGGGTTGACCGGTAGTTCTGCTCGAGCAGGATCGTCGTGGCGTTGGGGAAGTCACGCTCGAAATCTTCGATATTGCGGATCGTCGCGCCGCGGAACGCGTAGATCGACTGGTCGGCGTCACCGACGACGCACAACTCGCTGGGCGGCACGGTGTCGGTGTCGGGCGCGTTGACCCCGACGAGTTCACGCACCAGCACGTACTGGGCGTGGTTGGTGTCCTGATACTCGTCGACCAGGACGTGCCGGAACCGCCTGCGGTAGTACTGGGCGATCTGCGGGAAGTTCTGCAGGACACTGACCGTCTCGCCGATGAGGTCGTCGAAGTCCAGCGCATTGGCCGCCCGCAGCCGGCGCTGATATTCGCCGTAGACGCTGGCGACGGTGCGGGACAGATCGTCGGAGCCGGGCTCGAGTGCGGCCACCGCGTCCTCGGGGACGATCAGCTCGTTCTTGAGGTTGGAGATCGCGTTGGCCAGCACCCGCGGCGAATACCGCTTGGTGTCCAGGCCCATGTCCTTGCCGATCATCAGCAGCAGGCGGCGCGAGTCGTCGGCGTCGTAGATCGAGAAGTTCGAGTTCAGCCCCGGCAGCAGCGAGGCCTGATTGCGCAGGATCCGCACACAGGTGGAGTGAAACGTCGACACCCACATGTTGCGGGCCCGCGGACCGACGAGCGAGACCACCCGCTCGCGCATCTCGGCGGCGGCCTTGTTGGTGAAGGTGATGGCCAGCACCTGGCCCGGTCCGACGTCGCGGGCCGCCAGCAGATAGGCGATCCGCCGCGTCAGCACCGCCGTCTTACCCGAACCGGCTCCTGCCACGATCAACAGCGGCGGCCCCTCGTGCAGCACAGCCTGGCGCTGCTGGGGGTTGAGGCCCTCGAGGAGTTCGGCCGCGTCGGCCGGAGGTCTGTAATCGGTCACGTGCACACTCATGTCTGCACCAACTTACCGCTGTATGGCGACAGTTTTTTTGCGAAGCCGGGCGTTGGAGTGGCACACTCGATTCGTGCTTTCCTGGCAGCGCCGATTTTTCTACGGGTACCGGTCCGCGGTGCCCGTGGGTATCTAGCTGCTCAACCCGAGAGCCCCGCGGTCCGCATCCGGACCCGGGGCTCGTCTCTTGTGTGAGGCCCGGGATCGGATGAGACCAGACCCACACATGAGGAGAACGAAGCGATGACTCTGGAAATGGTTCCTGAAGCCGAGAACAACATCGACAGCCTCCGTGGCGAGATCGACCGGCTCGACGCCGAGATCCTGGCCGCGGTCAAGCGCCGCACCGAGGTGTCCCAGGAGATCGGCCGGGCCCGGATGGCCTCCGGCGGCACCCGGCTGGTGCACAGCCGGGAGATGAAGGTCATCGAGCGCTACAGCGAGTTGGGTCCGGACGGCAAGGATCTGGCAATGCTGCTGCTGCGCATGGGCCGCGGCCGGCTCGGGCACTCCTGAACTAGCGCACGGCGTCAAGCAGCCACGGGGTCATCCACTTGACCGCGTTCGGTGTGGGATGCACGCCATCGATGCGCACCTGCACACCGTTGATCTTGTTGGTGTAGGTGCCGTTCGGCGCGAGCTTCTTGTTCAGGTCGAGCACGGTTACGTTCTTGCGATCGGCTACGACCTTGCGCAGCAAGGCATTCCACTGGTCGACCCGACTGGGTTGATCCTCGGGGTACAGGTTGCCGTTTGTCTGCTCTCCGTGCCGGCTGTACGGCTCGGTCGCAACCACCACCAGCGCCCCGGTGGAGCCGAGGATGTCCAGTGCGTGGCGCAGCTCGCTCTCCAGGTATTTGTCGAAATCGGGCTGGCCGATGTGGGCCCAACTGCCGTTCCACTTGCGGTCCACCACTTCCCAGCGCCCGATCATCATCAGCACGACATCGGGCCGGTCGTGGCCGATCCGCTGCGCCCAGCGTTCCGGCCACGCATCGCACTCGGGCTTCTGCTCGAGGACCTGACCCGAATATCGGTACGGCCCACCGCGCACCAGGCCGCAGCCGATGGTGGTGCGATCCAGGAAGCTGACGCCGGGGGTGGGTGGCAGATAGCGCATCATCGTCCACCCGATGGAGTCACCGAACACCGAGACGGTGTGCGGGCGCGGGCCGTCCTGCACCGGCGCGGCGACCCGCACCGTTTCCACCGGTGAGACCAGTGCGGCCTGGGTGACGTCGGGGCTCGACGGGTCGATGCGGGTGCCCACCGGAACGACCACGGTCGCGAGCGCGACGGCCGTGCCGATCGTCGCGGCGGCCAGCCGCAGCTGCGGGACGTGCACGGGCCGCCAGCGCCGCACCGGCCGCTCGATCAGCCACCACGACCCCACCGCCGCGAGCACCGTGATCGCGCAGCGGGCACCGAACAGCGGATAACCCGTCCAGCCGGTCCGCTCCCCGGTGAGCACGAGGAACACCGGCCAATGCCAGAGGTACACGCCGTAGGAGATGACGCCGAGGGCCACCAGCGGCGGGGTGGCGAGCACCCAGGCCACCGGACCGCGTTGTTCCAGGGCGACCGGCGCGATCACCGCGACGGCGGCGACAGCGACGACGATCAACAGTCCGTTGCGGAATTCGGCGGCGCTGCCGGTCGCGACGTGGGTGATCGCGGCCAGCACTGCCACCCCCGCCACCGGCAGACTCGCCGCCAGCCACCTCCCCCACCGGGACCGGATCAGCGGCCAGCCCGCCATCATCGCCGGCCAGTCGCGGACCAGCAAAGCAGCGGCCGCGGCTCCGATCAGCAGAGCCTGGGCGCGGGTGTCCGTACCGAAGTAAACCCGGTTCAGCGAGTCGTCCGACGACAGCAGGATCGCCTCGGTGGCCGATCCGGCTGTTCCGGCCAGAGCCAGAATCAGCACCGCCCACCGGACCGCGGTGATCGTCGGCGTCTTCTGCCGACGCCGGGCGATCATCGCAAGCAGCACCGTGACCGTGACGATCAGCACCGGCCAGATCAGGTAGTACTGCTCCTCGACGCCCAGCGACCAGGTGTGCTGCAGCGGTGACGGCGGGGCGCCCTGGCTGAAGTAGTCGGTCTCATGCGACACGAACGCCCAGTTCGCCACCCACAGGAACGCGGCGACCGCGTCGGCGCGCAGACCACTGACGGCCTCCGGCGGAAACAGCAGGCGCGCGGCGATCACCGCCAACACCATCAAGAGCAGAGCGGGCAGCAGCCGGCGGGCCCGGCGGATCCAGAACGCGCCGAGGTCGAGTTCGCCGGTCCGGCCGATCTCGTCGAGCAGCAGCGACGTGATCAGGAATCCGCTGAGCACGAAGAAGACGTCGACGCCGATGAATCCGCCTGTCACACCGGGGATTCCGCTGTGCCCGAGCAGGACGAGAGCGACGGCAACCCCGCGGATCCCGTTCAACGCAGGAATGCCCGAGCCGCGGGGCCGTGGCCTGCGCAGTTGGCTCGGTTGCGAGACGGGATCAACCCAGGGACTTTGCGCGAGGGAGCGCGCCGTCACACCCATGCCCTCCTAGATCGTCAGTGCTGTGAAATCTAGTTCGCAACGAGGACTGATCAGCGCAGGCGCGCGGTCGTTTACGTCAATTCCTTGGCGGCAGAGCCAGCAGATGCGCGCAGGTCGTGCTGGCCGCGGACGCGATACCGGTCGCCGCCTGCAGGTGAGGCACCCGCACGACGTAGTTGACCAGCGTCAGCATGGCCTGCACCTGAAGCCGGGCGGTCGATTCGGTCTGCTCGGTGCGGTACTGGCGCAGCAGGTGCACCCATTCCTCGACGTAGTCGCGTTGCGCGGCCAACGCGGCATCGCGGTGCGGTTCGGGCAGATTGCGCACTTCGGTCATCAGCAGATCGACCAATGCGGGGTGCCCGAGTGCGAACTCCACGTACGAGGTGATCAGACTGCCCAGGGCCCCGGCGGGCGTGCTCGATGCTGCCAGCACGTCCGAGGCCTGCATGTAGAGGTAGGCGGCACCGCGCGTGAGCGCCGTGGCCAGCAGGTCGGCCTTGTTGGCGAAGTGGTTGTAGACGCTTGGTCCGGCGATGCCGAGGGACGCCGCCACGTCCTCGATCCCCACGCTGGCGTACCGCCGCTCGGCGAATAACTGGATTGCCTTCTGCAGCAACGCTTCTCGCCGCGAGCGCGGCAACAATCCGGTGTGCTTGCGCCGGCGCCGGCCGATCACGAACTCGACCGGCGCCGGCGCTGTGAGCACCCGCCCGGTGAGTTCGGCCAGCAGCCGAGCCTGGTCCCTGGCCGACAGGTCCGACTGATAGAACGACGGGCTGACCACGACGCCGAGGATCATCCAGGCGAACAGGTCGCGAGCGTCGGCGTTCAGGTCGGGTCGCGCGGCTTTCAGGAATTCCGATAACCGCCGCGCGACGTTCTGACTGGCCTCGCGCAGCCGGGTCTGCGCGTCATCGGACAGATGCCGGGCCTCGCGCTCGACCAGGATTCCGATGTGGCGGCTGGCCACTGCCAGTTCGGCCACCTCGAGCAGGGACTGGTCGGCGTCGGCGAATTCCATGGCGCCGACGACCTCGGCAACCGAGTCCAGGCCGGTGAAGACCACTTCCTCCAGCAATTCGTGCTTGCTGGAGAAGTGCCTGTACAGCGCCGAGGCGCCAACAGCGACGGCCTCGGCGATGTCGCCCATGGCGACATGTTCATAGCCGCGGGTGCAGAACAGTTCGGTGGCCGCCGCGACGATCAGCGCCCGACGGTTGGCCGGCCGGGTACCGCGCTCCGGGCGGGCAGCCGTGGTCACGTCGTCTGGCCTTTCGTTCGGCGGCGGTGAACGACAGACAGCCTAACGCCGCCCGAGGTCCGAGCTTGCCACCCCGATCCACCACGGTCTAGCCTAAGTGAACTTTCACTAGTTATATGGAGGTTTGCATGGCGAGTCGCACCATCGTCGCGGGAGTGGGGATGATTCCGTTCACCACACCGAGCCGGACAGAGCCATACCCCATAATGGCAGAACAATCCGTGCGCAATGCCCTTGCGGATGCCGGAATCGATTATTCCGCGGTGCAGCAGGCCTACGTCGGCTATGTGTACGGAGACTCAACATCTGGACAGGCAGCTCTGTACGGTGTCGGCCAGTCCGGAATTCCGATCGTCAATGTCAACAACAACTGCTCCACCGGTTCCACCGCGTTGTGGCTGGCGCGCCAGGCGATCGAGAACGGTGCCGCGGACTGCGTGCTGGCACTGGGGTTCGAGCAGATGCAGCGGGGAGCGCTGGCGTCGATGTGGACCGACCGGCCAAGCCCGTTCGACCGCTTCGACGAGACCACCCGGGCCCTGCAGGGCTGGGATGATGCCGCTCCAATGGCGGCCCAGTACTTCGGCGGCGCAGGCCGGCAGTACGCCGATACCTATGGCACCGGACCTGAAGTCTTCGCCCGCATTGCGGTCAAGGCGCGGGCGCACGCGAAGAACAATCCCTACGCGGTGTTCCGCAACGAGGTCACTGTCGAAGAGGTACTGGCCTCCCCACACATCTACGGGCCGTTGACCCGCCTGCAGTGCTGCCCGCCGACCTGTGGTGCGGCCGCTGCGGTGTTGGTCAGCGAGGAGTTCGCCCGCACGCACGGTCTGCGGGTCGAGGTCGCGATCAAAGCGCAGGCCATGGCCACTGACTCGCCCTCGACGTTCACCGGCGACATGATCAAGGTCGTCGGTTACGACATGGCCAAGGCAGCCGCCAACCAGGTCTACGAGGCGTCCGGCGTTGCGCCGGAGGATATTCGGGTCGTCGAGTTACACGACTGCTTCACCACCAACGAG from the Mycolicibacterium crocinum genome contains:
- a CDS encoding acyltransferase family protein, with protein sequence MTARSLAQSPWVDPVSQPSQLRRPRPRGSGIPALNGIRGVAVALVLLGHSGIPGVTGGFIGVDVFFVLSGFLITSLLLDEIGRTGELDLGAFWIRRARRLLPALLLMVLAVIAARLLFPPEAVSGLRADAVAAFLWVANWAFVSHETDYFSQGAPPSPLQHTWSLGVEEQYYLIWPVLIVTVTVLLAMIARRRQKTPTITAVRWAVLILALAGTAGSATEAILLSSDDSLNRVYFGTDTRAQALLIGAAAAALLVRDWPAMMAGWPLIRSRWGRWLAASLPVAGVAVLAAITHVATGSAAEFRNGLLIVVAVAAVAVIAPVALEQRGPVAWVLATPPLVALGVISYGVYLWHWPVFLVLTGERTGWTGYPLFGARCAITVLAAVGSWWLIERPVRRWRPVHVPQLRLAAATIGTAVALATVVVPVGTRIDPSSPDVTQAALVSPVETVRVAAPVQDGPRPHTVSVFGDSIGWTMMRYLPPTPGVSFLDRTTIGCGLVRGGPYRYSGQVLEQKPECDAWPERWAQRIGHDRPDVVLMMIGRWEVVDRKWNGSWAHIGQPDFDKYLESELRHALDILGSTGALVVVATEPYSRHGEQTNGNLYPEDQPSRVDQWNALLRKVVADRKNVTVLDLNKKLAPNGTYTNKINGVQVRIDGVHPTPNAVKWMTPWLLDAVR
- a CDS encoding TetR/AcrR family transcriptional regulator, with the protein product MTTAARPERGTRPANRRALIVAAATELFCTRGYEHVAMGDIAEAVAVGASALYRHFSSKHELLEEVVFTGLDSVAEVVGAMEFADADQSLLEVAELAVASRHIGILVEREARHLSDDAQTRLREASQNVARRLSEFLKAARPDLNADARDLFAWMILGVVVSPSFYQSDLSARDQARLLAELTGRVLTAPAPVEFVIGRRRRKHTGLLPRSRREALLQKAIQLFAERRYASVGIEDVAASLGIAGPSVYNHFANKADLLATALTRGAAYLYMQASDVLAASSTPAGALGSLITSYVEFALGHPALVDLLMTEVRNLPEPHRDAALAAQRDYVEEWVHLLRQYRTEQTESTARLQVQAMLTLVNYVVRVPHLQAATGIASAASTTCAHLLALPPRN
- the pcrA gene encoding DNA helicase PcrA, with amino-acid sequence MSVHVTDYRPPADAAELLEGLNPQQRQAVLHEGPPLLIVAGAGSGKTAVLTRRIAYLLAARDVGPGQVLAITFTNKAAAEMRERVVSLVGPRARNMWVSTFHSTCVRILRNQASLLPGLNSNFSIYDADDSRRLLLMIGKDMGLDTKRYSPRVLANAISNLKNELIVPEDAVAALEPGSDDLSRTVASVYGEYQRRLRAANALDFDDLIGETVSVLQNFPQIAQYYRRRFRHVLVDEYQDTNHAQYVLVRELVGVNAPDTDTVPPSELCVVGDADQSIYAFRGATIRNIEDFERDFPNATTILLEQNYRSTQNILNAANSVIARNPNRREKRLWTDEGDGELIVGYVADNEHDEARFVAGEIDALADRGDINYNDVAVFYRTNNSSRSLEEVFIRAGIPYKVVGGVRFYERKEIRDIVAYLRVLDNPGDAVSLRRILNTPRRGIGDRAEACVAVYAENTGATFADALSAAAAGKVPMLNTRSEKAIASFVNLLDELRGKLDDELGDLVEAVLDRTGYRNELESSSDPQDLARLDNLNELVSVAHEFSIDRANAAALADEDADTDEDVPQTGILAEFLERVSLVADSDDLPEHGSGVVTMMTLHTAKGLEFPVVFVTGWEDGMFPHMRALGDPAELSEERRLAYVGITRARQRLYLTRAKVRSSWGQPMLNPESRFLREIPEHLLDWRRTDPTPSYSAPVSGAGRFGTPRPSPMRPAGGSKRGLVVLEPGDRVNHDKYGLGRVEEVSGMGESAMSLIDFGSAGRVKLMHNHAPIQKL
- a CDS encoding lipid-transfer protein, giving the protein MASRTIVAGVGMIPFTTPSRTEPYPIMAEQSVRNALADAGIDYSAVQQAYVGYVYGDSTSGQAALYGVGQSGIPIVNVNNNCSTGSTALWLARQAIENGAADCVLALGFEQMQRGALASMWTDRPSPFDRFDETTRALQGWDDAAPMAAQYFGGAGRQYADTYGTGPEVFARIAVKARAHAKNNPYAVFRNEVTVEEVLASPHIYGPLTRLQCCPPTCGAAAAVLVSEEFARTHGLRVEVAIKAQAMATDSPSTFTGDMIKVVGYDMAKAAANQVYEASGVAPEDIRVVELHDCFTTNELLTYEGLGLTPVGTAEKFILDGDNTYGGRVVTNPSGGLLSKGHPLGATGLAQCTELVWQLRGLAQARQVADATVALQHNIGLGGAAVVTLYEKVS